The Lacerta agilis isolate rLacAgi1 chromosome 5, rLacAgi1.pri, whole genome shotgun sequence genome has a segment encoding these proteins:
- the TM4SF4 gene encoding transmembrane 4 L6 family member 4, with protein MCCGGCAKCLGGTLIPLAVLCALANILLFFPGGEVETGDHISDEVWYFGGILGSGVLMVFPALVFLGLKNNDCCGCCGNEGCGKRFAMFTSVIFAAVGVLGAGYCFIVSAVAMNRGPKCEISNSTWVYPFANGDYLTEHTLWEECKFPESIVPWNLTLFSLLLIMSGAQLVLCGIQVINGLLGTLCGDCKCGCCGGDGAV; from the exons ATGTGTTGCGGAGGGTGTGCAAAGTGCCTTGGAGGTACTCTCATTCCTCTGGCTGTGCTATGTGCCCTTGctaatattttgttgtttttccctgGAGGAGAGGTTGAAACCGGAGACCATATTTCAGATGAAGTTTGGTACTTCGGAGGGATCTTGGGTTCTGGTGTACTG atggtgtttcctgctttagTCTTCCTGGGTCTTAAGAATAACGATTGCTGCGGGTGCTGTGGCAATGAAGGTTGTGGAAAGAGGTTTGCG ATGTTTACTTCCGTAATATTTGCGGCAGTTGGAGTTTTGGGTGCTGGATACTGCTTTATTGTGTCGGCTGTCGCCATGAACAGAGGCCCTAAGTGTGAGATATCAAACAGCACCTGGGTGTATCCATTTGCTAAcgg GGACTATCTGACGGAACATACGTTATGGGAAGAATGCAAGTTTCCGGAGTCCATCGTGCCCTGGAACTTGACTCTATTCTCTCTACTGCTGATTATGAGCGGAGCTCAATTGGTGCTGTGTGGCATCCAAGTTATCAACGGACTGCTTGGAACGCTGTGCGGGGACTGTAAATGCGGATGCTGTGGG gGAGATGGAGCAGTTTAA